Part of the Methanofollis sp. genome, TTTTCAGACCGGTTCATCTTCATGAAGGGAGGGACCATACTCGCCGCCGGAGGGAGAGAGGTGATCAGACCGGACGTGATCGAGGAGGTGTACGGACTGGAGGTCGCCATAGAGTGGTACCGGGGCCATCCGCTTGTTATTCCTCTGGGGGACGACGATGGAGAGGGCGTTCGGACCTGAGATCGTACCGTCGCCGTTCCTCCAGCTTCCTCTTCACCTTTGAGGATCACAGGATTGGCACCGGCCAGACCCCGAAGATACCGGCAGGATAGCCTTCACGCCAGGCCATGATATACCGCCCCGAACGCCGGAAATTTTCAATCGGTCGGACGGTTGCAGGTACTCCGTGTGCGATAAGAACACAACAAATATGAACAAAATGATATTTTTTATCTTGTGGGGTAAAGGGGCAGAGCGTGAAGACCTTGGTCTTTAGGCCTGGGATGAAAGCAGAGCCCCTTTTAATCTGAGGCATACTGCTACAGATAAGTATATGATACTGTAATATACAATCGCAATTGTATGCTTCAAGGCTACAAGTATCGAATGTATCCTTCTCTGGAGCAGGTTACGCTCCTCATGAAGCACATCCATGCTTGCCGGTTTGTGTACAATAATTCTCTG contains:
- a CDS encoding helix-turn-helix domain-containing protein; this encodes MYPSLEQVTLLMKHIHACRFVYNNSL